From the Castor canadensis chromosome 9, mCasCan1.hap1v2, whole genome shotgun sequence genome, one window contains:
- the LOC109700067 gene encoding growth-regulated protein homolog gamma-like, protein MARAVSAAPSAPRLLHAALLLLLLVATCQHAAGAPAVTELRCQCLKTLQGIHPKHIESVKVTAPGPHCTETEVIATLKNGQEACLNPEAPMVKKIIEKMLNKGNTN, encoded by the exons ATGGCCCGCGCCGTCTCCGCCGCCCCCAGCGCCCCGCGCCTCCTCCACGctgcgctgctgctgctgctcctggtGGCCACTTGCCAGCACGCTGCAG GGGCGCCCGCAGTCACAGAACTGCGCTGCCAGTGCCTAAAGACCTTGCAAGGAATTCACCCCAAACATATTGAAAGCGTGAAAGTGACGGCCCCGGGACCCCACTGCACTGAAACCGAAGTCAT AGCCACTCTCAAGAATGGACAGGAAGCTTGTCTCAACCCTGAAGCCCCCATGGTTAAGAAAATCATCGAAAAGATGCTGAACAA AGGCAACACAAACTGA
- the LOC109691926 gene encoding growth-regulated protein homolog gamma-like yields the protein MARAFSAAARAPRLLHAALLLLLLVAACQRAAGAPVVTELRCQCLQTVQGIHFKNIQSVKMTPPGPHCTQTQVIATLKNGQEACLNPEAPMVKKIIHKMLNKGSTN from the exons ATGGCCCGCGCCTTCTCCGCCGCCGCCCGCGCCCCGCGCCTCCTCCACGctgcgctgctgctgctgctcctagTGGCCGCCTGCCAGCGCGCTGCAG GGGCGCCGGTGGTCACAGAACTGCGATGCCAGTGCCTGCAGACCGTCCAAGGAATTCACTTCAAAAACATCCAAAGCGTGAAGATGACGCCCCCAGGACCTCATTGCACCCAAACCCAAGTCAT AGCTACTCTCAAGAACGGACAGGAAGCTTGTCTCAACCCTGAAGCCCCCATGGTTAAGAAAATCATCCATAAGATGCTAAACAA GGGCAGCACCAACTGA